A stretch of DNA from Glycine max cultivar Williams 82 chromosome 18, Glycine_max_v4.0, whole genome shotgun sequence:
ttttctttatcaattaggTGAATTTATCCTATCCACATCTATTTgattacttgcccctgatgcctcaagatgacaagcctattttacctacctatctcccaaatgcctttgtaaagattcaatagataaaatgcatgaagcttGGATTCTAGATATGTGCTTtaatgcatgggcataatgtTGTCATCCTATGTATATCAATGATTTCCTTGTGatatcttttcttttggttCTAATATAAGATATCCTCTGTCGAGCGCCTAACCCCaaaaactgatgcatgcatattttctttatattttttttaagagttacCCTCTGTCGAGCATCTAACTCCTAACATAATGTAAAGATGAGAAAtgcatgaaatataaataagaaaagacaATAGGATATAAAACACctattgcattgataaatatggagtacatcatacatctctTTGGCTTTTAGGCCTGCCAGACCATAACTAGGGGTTTAACTTCTCATGGCCATTGGGGGTCTTACACTGAAATGGGGGTATAAGAATTGGTGGAGGAGAAGGGATGGAAGAAGGGAatagaaaaaatgatgagagagagagagagaagagaattcCATAAGGAAGAGTTCTTAGGCTTTAGGAAGGTGTGAGAGTGCTCTGAGACTCGGTGTGTCCTTTCTCCTTGGTTTGACTctctttttataattgttgaaGTGGATTTGGGTTTTCGTACTCACGCTTTGCTCATTCACCGCAGGTGGTTCTTTTCTTGCTCATCGCATTTTTTGCACTGAGCGCGCCTTGGGTTGGGCCTGATgctaaatctttaatttttcttcattaGTTCTGTAGCTTTGTGCTTTTAATCCCTCCAGTTTTTATATTTGCAACTATAATTTTGGAAAAACAATATCAATTCTTAACAATTTAGCACaaataactgttaaataattatttttgaagacaatttcactttatttctcATTATCAAAAACACATTTATTTAGCAGTGATCAGTGTGACCCAAAATTGCTAACAATAAACCATTAATAATACCAAGAGATCAATAATGTAGTAGTCATCAACgacaaaattaacaattatattgCTTCAGTTAAATCCTATAGAACATTTATACTTCAACCATATATATTTCTTTGGTTGCtacatgcacacacacacaagatCTTTATACTAAAAAGAATATCAAGAGATCCAAATGCTTTGGGTTGAATTcgtcttctcttcatctttcatatctcatggaacaaacataaaatttaaatatttataagaggctcaaaacatattttagtgtaaaaaaaatgttaaacatatTTGCATTGttttctcctttgtttattaGACCCCTTGCACTCTTTTTATCAATGTATTAAAAAGTCAATTTGTGCTAATCTCTCTTTCCTTTTCAGCATATAAAATTGTTGTTGTcttgtgtttgtgttttcataatttaaatagtCTACTCTGTCAGGACTATTTGATGTGCTTGTTGATGGGAATAGAGtattttctcttctattttcaacattttcaaaattttcaattttcatattcTCAAAAGGTGATTTGATCTTTTTGTTGTGTAATTGCTAAGCATGACTGAAAATGCATGCTCCAATTAGTTGGCCCAGAGGCAAGGAAGACATAAAAGTATTTTCAATCCCCCGTGATCAATTATCCAACCTCTATATTACATACATATCCTCAAATAGTTTCTCCCCTTATTTCAAGCTTCCTTGCAGCCAAAGGTAAAATAGAATTTTCTATTAAAGAACCATGTAAGTGACAAAATAACTTATGTAaatgtaacattttttacattgattatgTATATAAGGaatgtaaaaaaagttatacaaatagattcaaatattcaaatcttcctcgagacaaaaaaaaaatattttaattttataagaacaaaaaaatatactaaaatttttaaaagaaccaagataaatttcaaaaatctctaattttatgagggtgaaaaacatattttaattttttttatatagtacaACTGTGTGAGATACTGAGAGATTGCAAGTGGTTgagatatatatttaaaattatttactgaataatataattttcttaataaatatgttattgcaattaaaaattaaaaaactcaagtacaaattcaagaaaatgaaagatacAATCTAAACTATATgtaattttagaagaaaaaaaaagtcaggaGATGCAAACACAATTTGTTCAAATAAACAATTTCAAAACAAGTTAACAggtaataaacataatttaaattaaacaaaaatatgtgagaatttttttatgagaaaattGGTGAAAAACtcaaatcaaaaaattaatggaggattttaaaaaatggtattTTATGTCTGAGTTGAAATTTGAAGAGTagattttacataaataaacttTGTGTTAGCCATAAAAATCTCCAtctattaactattaaaaacaacttttaataattttattcaattaaaataaattaatatataaattctaaGGAAGCAACCCTAGTCAGACTCACTTTATATATTTACATGAATACATATATCAGAATTACACAATATCTGTTATGTCAAATAGCATGCAGCatgtttatacattttttacttatttaagaaaagtgtaatatatatacaaaataaaatctattaaagTTGTCATTATTAGATTATAACCGTTAAAGATTGCCCGCTCTTTTATCTTGTAGtggtcattattattattattattattattataaaggcTAGACTGCAGCGTATTATTTTAACTACTTTTTATCCTATAAATATCCCACTCACATCTTTGTTTTACCCACCCGCCATATTTCCTCTGTCTCGCGCGCACAACCTTGAGTTCAGCTTTCGTTCCATTGGGGGTTCATTCATCTCAGTTTTTTCATATTTCACATCAATTATAGTAGGCCACCAAACCAATGGCAAAAGCAGAACATCCTCGGAGAAAACTCGTTATAAAGATCTTCCCTCCAGGTTCTAAAGTTTCTTATTCTTGTGGTGCCAACACTCCAAAAGATTCAATAGTGTCCAAAGTGTGTGAGCTGAAGAATAAGAAGGGTTATTATGCGATGACAATGTGGGTTAACACCGAAAACCCATCAGAATCTTGTGTCACTGATTCAAGAATTTCAAGAACCGAAATGGCAACACGGGTTAACACTAAAAACCAGTCCAAAGTATGTGAGtcgaagaaaaagaaggaggatAGTGTGCGTGTGGAGTGCAAGaacagagagaagaagaagcaaaaggtgGAGCACGTAATGATGATGGACCGTTGCAAGAAGATGCAATGCTGGGCGATGTTGAAGCGCTTGATGGTAGGAAGAGATGCGTGGGCTTTACAGAAGGATGTTCTTCATCCTAAGATTTTTTACGTTCTTGATAAGTCTGAAGCCATGAAAAAGCCAAAGGGTTTGGAGGATATTGAGTCAAAGTTGAAGAATTCGGATTACTCAGAAGCTTATGAGTTTGTGGATGATGTGAGGCTTGTGTTGTCTTATGCATTGCAATACCCTCCAAGGAGTGAGGTTCACAGAACTGCAACAAGGATCACCGAGGGTTTTGAGGTCAATTGGAAAACTATGAAGGAGAAGTGGATGCGTGAGGCCGAAGAGACGAACAAGATTTGCAAGAGGGAATTACATGTGTGTCCAAATGAAAGAAGTCAAGTGAGTAATCATCTCACAAAAAGGAGCAATATTTTTATGTGCTGATTCAAAATAGCTTCTCACCACAAGTCAAGAAAGCTATGCCAATAAGGGTCATTATGAGCAGCATGGACATTACCCCTCTTCAAGAGTTTCATTTAATTACCtggtttattcatttttatgtataaagTATCTATTGAGTTTCACGTAAGAAGTTTCTACTGTTTCTATTTTGAGTTGTAAGATTACTCCTCAATAACAAGAATAACAAGAAAGTTCTGctatattatgttttatttttttgtgttccgTATCTCCTTGATGTTCTTGACATGactttgaaaaacattttattattacgTAATAAAGCAGCACGGATTACAATTTATCAAGTAATTATCCCCAAATTGATTGATTATGGAAAGGACTTCATTAATACACTACTGTTGGTTCTCGATCAGTATCATCAAGTTGATTCGgaagtatttttttgaaagGTTAAATAAGTTTAGTCAGTAAATTTGACCTAAAAGCATCACTGACTATGGTTGGTTGAAAAACCCTGGACTATATGACCTACTTTACTACCTAAGTTGACTAAGATTGGCACCCAACTATGTAGCATCGATAAATCCAAGATTCATCTCATCTTGAAGCAGATTTTTCATGCTCACGACACTCAAGTTAAGATTGAATTTGGGAGCAGGCCAAGGTTCTTCATGCCAATAGCATTCAATATCTTTATGGGTTTCCCCTACATCACAAAGGTCAATTGCTCAAGTGCATTTGGATTTAATCCTACACTCATCCCTCTATTTATGAGAAGTAACATTAAACCTATGAGTAGATAGagatataaatatgtatgttaTTAATACATAACATGGTGTTGAGAAGAAAAGTGCACTGAATACTTACCAACCGTTCTTGCTCAGAAGACCTCCCTGCAAAGCAGCTCTTCTTAATTCTCTTTATAGCAACATCTGTTCCCCGCCATTTTCCATGATAAACAGTTCCATAAGTACCAGATCCTAACTCCGTAAGGTCTTCAAGATCAGCATTTCTTATTATCTGCATTAcatagaaaaggaagaaaacacTGTTAAACTTAAATTGAATCGTTGACCACCATTGAAAgagtatattaaattatttcattcaTGGCAATTATCTAATCAACTAAGACTTGGGTATCAACAATTCTTAATAGCCACATTTATGTGATATTGAAAGTTGAAGAAAACACCAGAACTGAAACATTTCAGTGATGATCAACCTGTAAACCATAAAGCTAGCTTCCATTTCTGCTATCATTGCATCAGAAAGGAATTCATTTTTGTCTGTTTGATCGTCAACAAAATCctgtaaataaaaacaaaatattcagGAAGCCataaagaaaatatcataaaacaTCTTATTTCAGTTTTTCGTACCTCAGGTTCAGACTCAGGGACGATGCTCTCAGCTTCTGTATGAGATAAGGATACAACAACACTTACAACAACCTCTGAGATATATGGACAAACAACACCATTCATGTCTTCTACTACAACAAACGGCTCCACTCGATTTGCATCATTACACTTTCTTGATTGTTCTGAAATTTTATCTTCAACTTTTGACATTCCAGAGGCAGAGTATTCGGGGATAATCTGACTCACCATTTGACCAGTGCTGATAATAAAGTCATCAAGATAAGATGGTGCAATTTTAAAAGACATAATATTGCTTGAACAATCCTGGTCATTCAATGGCATGTTTAGATTTGCGAATGCAGCAGGATACAAACTTGCAGAGCTTACAGTAGGGTTTTCTTGAAAACCTGCAACCCTCTGATTCTTACAAGGATGAATTTGTTCGGCTTTAAGAGAATCTGGGTGAATGGACAGCTCGAACATATGATCTCCTTGAGAAAATTTGTCACAAGAACCTACTTCACAATTTAAAATTGGAGCATTTAAATCAAAGTTTCTGGTCAATGAAAGATCAATCCCTTGTTCACGATTCAGACCTTCAGCCAAAGCACATTTTTTGTGATCACTAGTCCTTTGGCTCATGTCAGGATCAGATCGGGCCCTTCCCACTAGATTATTTAGAGAGAGGCCCATCATGCCTGATGAAACAGGAACTATACCCTCAGAAGGTAGCTCCCAATTCTTTTGCATATTAATCTTAGCATTGAAGTTATTAGCAGGGAAGGACTCCAAAAGATGCAATTCAGGCACATGTCCCATATCAATGACAGTTGATTTCACCTCATGAACCTTGCTATCCATAAAAATTGGattcttttcttcaattaacttagtcctttctaattttatagaattttcCTGAATATCCTCAGCAACATAGCTGGGTCCACTCAAGTCAGTTTGAGCATTAAGGTTCTTTTTTTCAGTTATAATGTTATCCATCATATGAACAGGATCATTCATTCCCAATGAATCATCATAGTATGGAGAAGATGCCAAATCTTGCCTTTTGTGTGGCTCAGATGACTCAACTTTTGGTGTCTTACTTTGCATTTGAGGATGATGGACAATGTACTCATGCTGATTCTCCATAAGGTTCACCCGTGAGACTTTATGGGGTAAGATTGAAGATAATTGACACTTTTCAAGGTTAATGCAGAAAGATTGACAAAATCCATTTTGCGAGATGTACCCAGACCTTGCTCCACTCTCATTCAACTGTGGATCAGATAAGGCATGGGGCATCCCATGAGGGGAGTCTGTAATTCCATAAGATTCACCCTGTTGATAGATTAGATCATCCAAGCGTGAAAGAGGATTTTCAGAAAAGACTCTGATTTCCTTTTGCATGGACCTTCCACCAAAAATTTCATCAGTGTAACCATCACTTGGATTAACATATAAGGGAGTCACTAATTCATTGCCAGGATTGTAGTCCAAATGCCTATTGAGCTTTTTGGGCCGACCAACATCCCCATGCTGATAAGGATGGGTGTCGCTTGACAAAGTAGCAGCCACTTGTTAAGGGTATTTGCAATCCGCGGTTCTTATATTGGAGTACTCAGGATGTAGCTGAGCAGTAGAAAATGTTGCATTGCTCTCAATACTTCCCTGGCATGAGTTGTTACCCAGCAATTGTATATAACCTGTGCTAGAACCTGTTACCTGGATTGGAGTGGGAGGAATTGGCAAGGGCCTTTGGAAATTCAGGGAATCATTCAAAATTCCATCTTGATTTAAAGCATTAATACCATCCCTGATCTCCAACAGAGAAGAAGCATTtagaatttttgaaaaaattggaGCCAAATTCAATTCTGACCCAAATGGACTAGcttcatttttaaaacttttcccACCAATGTTTGTCCTAGTAGGGTCTCACATGCCATTCACTGCATCAACATATTGGTAATAACGATCACTCTGCCGAACAGCACTTACCTCTGTCGATGATGCCTCTTCCAATTCAACGaaaggaactaaaaatattCTGAGTTTTTGAGATCCTTCATGCCTTTCAAGCCCATGGTCTCCTCCTTCATATTTTAAAGATCTTCATAAGagaaaacatatattaaaaCATTTCTATGTAGGTGGCGAAATGAGCATAAGGATCCTCATTTGGTAGACCGTGGAAGAGGATTCCTTATATTAGTTGTATGAGAGAATGAGGATAAGAAATGTTGGCAGCTTGAACCTCCAGCCTTGCAATGCTTGTCTAGAATTGTGAAGTTGCTATACTAGAGTAATCCTCTAGTGTCATTCGTCGTGCATGTTCATCTTCCATTTGAATGTAGCTTTGTGGAGAGGGAAGGTGAGGTTTGACTTCTTCCTTGTGCTTCTtgttcccttctttttcttgcaGCGTTGTTATATCTCATGGTCGCTTTAATTTCCAAGTTGATAGAAGCTAAAACTCCAGCTGCAGTTCTACCACGCTTACACAAAAACAAGGGCTACCGTGCAAATTATGGAAGAAAAGAATGcataagaaaaattgaaaaaagtaagaataaaagaattattGCTTACAAATTGAAAATGTATGGCAACCTAGTACAGAGACAAAATCCCTTGCAACGGCACCAAAAACTTCTTAACGGTtgggcaagtgcaccaaatgtccaa
This window harbors:
- the LOC102670211 gene encoding uncharacterized protein: MAKAEHPRRKLVIKIFPPGSKVSYSCGANTPKDSIVSKVCELKNKKGYYAMTMWVNTENPSESCVTDSRISRTEMATRVNTKNQSKVCESKKKKEDSVRVECKNREKKKQKVEHVMMMDRCKKMQCWAMLKRLMVGRDAWALQKDVLHPKIFYVLDKSEAMKKPKGLEDIESKLKNSDYSEAYEFVDDVRLVLSYALQYPPRSEVHRTATRITEGFEVNWKTMKEKWMREAEETNKICKRELHVCPNERSQVSNHLTKRSNIFMC